One genomic segment of Paenibacillus sp. FSL H8-0332 includes these proteins:
- a CDS encoding BofC C-terminal domain-containing protein yields the protein MNAIRLKKQLWRRWRRWKKAPWVGAACLVLTLLAWRGMQVPEEISTLLKSSSFLSGSARKNLEPGSSLPAVAAVYKHTDDDAEEDAAVMNSQELLKAVGKEAISRTVHLKTLYVAGEEVQTLPGKQTPAQLSELIVRHAGWSGWFSREGDLWLEQRVNDLSPLTKKEAYFGVDEQGNLTLFQGPPEAERVMKTFFQMDMGSIKSSLPKGIWEQLHQGIRVQDLEEYNSVLSTFSDYARVSSEQVMHAE from the coding sequence GTGAATGCTATTCGCCTGAAAAAACAACTGTGGCGGCGGTGGAGACGCTGGAAAAAGGCTCCTTGGGTAGGTGCGGCGTGCCTCGTGCTGACGTTGCTCGCCTGGCGTGGCATGCAGGTTCCGGAAGAGATTAGCACGCTGCTTAAATCTTCGTCATTCCTGAGCGGCAGCGCAAGGAAGAATCTGGAACCCGGTAGCAGCTTACCGGCTGTAGCCGCCGTATATAAACATACAGACGATGATGCCGAAGAGGATGCCGCCGTGATGAACAGTCAAGAGCTGCTGAAGGCTGTGGGTAAGGAAGCTATTAGCAGAACGGTGCATCTCAAGACGCTCTATGTAGCCGGTGAAGAGGTGCAGACTTTGCCCGGCAAGCAGACTCCGGCCCAGCTAAGCGAGCTGATTGTCCGGCATGCGGGCTGGAGCGGCTGGTTCAGCCGGGAAGGGGATCTGTGGCTGGAACAGCGGGTCAACGACCTGTCTCCGCTGACCAAAAAAGAAGCCTACTTCGGAGTGGACGAGCAGGGCAACCTGACCTTGTTCCAAGGACCGCCCGAGGCGGAGCGGGTCATGAAGACCTTTTTCCAGATGGACATGGGCTCGATCAAATCCTCTTTGCCCAAAGGCATCTGGGAGCAGCTTCATCAGGGCATCCGGGTGCAGGATCTGGAGGAGTACAACAGCGTACTCTCCACCTTCAGCGACTATGCGCGTGTTTCCTCGGAACAGGTGATGCATGCGGAGTGA
- a CDS encoding serpin family protein — MGMGKRLSALILTVLLLGGCSEGGSGMNYAERQAAAAGLESGLADSSNRLGVKLFGQLWKQGGGNLTISPYSVAAALALAYNGSAGETAEELGKLLGYAPDERQKLNTGHQSLMELLNHGGPGVELKIANSVWGMKGLPLRRDYLKTGEDFYDAQIKTTDLAAEKSVKEINGWVADHTGDKIQEMLTKPPGPQAVVVLVNALYFKGGWTDVFEEQATKQADFYPPDGPAVQVMMMKRGGMFPYAAHKNWQAVKLPYGEGQMEMVVVLPGEQSSLAELVGQLEQGTLPLDEDYTSTLGTLLLPRFTASYGTELSKALQALGVKLAFDPSQGDFSLMSDLDSPIYFEQVIHKTYIDVNERGTEAAASTVIDMRAGSAPPIDKPFEMNVNRPFLFMIRDTQTGATLFLGAIENPQRTD; from the coding sequence ATGGGCATGGGCAAAAGATTATCCGCACTTATACTAACCGTGCTGCTCTTGGGCGGCTGCAGTGAAGGGGGTTCGGGCATGAATTACGCGGAGAGACAGGCTGCCGCAGCAGGGCTTGAATCGGGTCTGGCTGACAGCAGCAACCGGCTGGGCGTGAAGCTGTTCGGCCAGTTATGGAAGCAGGGGGGCGGGAACCTGACGATATCCCCGTACAGTGTTGCTGCCGCTCTGGCCCTGGCCTATAACGGCAGTGCCGGAGAGACGGCAGAGGAGCTGGGGAAGCTGCTGGGCTATGCGCCGGACGAACGGCAGAAGCTGAATACCGGCCATCAGTCATTAATGGAGCTCTTGAATCATGGAGGACCGGGCGTGGAGCTGAAGATCGCGAATTCGGTCTGGGGTATGAAGGGCCTGCCGCTGCGCAGGGACTATCTCAAGACCGGTGAGGACTTCTATGATGCGCAGATTAAGACTACGGACCTGGCAGCAGAGAAGTCTGTGAAGGAGATTAACGGTTGGGTGGCGGACCATACGGGGGACAAGATTCAAGAGATGCTCACGAAGCCGCCGGGCCCGCAGGCTGTGGTCGTCTTGGTCAATGCTCTGTATTTCAAAGGCGGCTGGACGGATGTGTTCGAGGAACAGGCTACGAAGCAGGCGGACTTTTATCCTCCGGACGGACCGGCAGTACAGGTCATGATGATGAAGCGGGGCGGAATGTTCCCGTATGCAGCTCATAAGAATTGGCAGGCGGTTAAGCTTCCCTACGGAGAGGGACAGATGGAGATGGTAGTGGTCCTTCCGGGTGAGCAATCTTCTCTCGCGGAGCTTGTGGGTCAACTGGAGCAGGGGACTCTGCCGCTAGATGAGGATTACACCAGTACCCTGGGGACGCTGCTGCTGCCTAGGTTTACAGCCAGCTATGGGACAGAGCTCTCCAAGGCGCTGCAGGCGCTGGGTGTAAAGCTGGCCTTTGACCCGAGCCAGGGTGATTTTTCTCTTATGTCGGATCTGGACAGCCCGATCTATTTTGAACAGGTCATCCACAAAACCTATATCGATGTGAACGAACGGGGAACGGAGGCGGCGGCTTCCACTGTAATTGATATGCGTGCCGGATCAGCCCCTCCTATTGATAAGCCCTTTGAAATGAACGTCAACCGGCCGTTCCTGTTCATGATCCGGGACACGCAGACCGGAGCCACGCTGTTCCTTGGGGCGATTGAGAATCCGCAGCGCACGGATTGA